The DNA sequence TGCACGGCCCATTTCACCGGGGTTGATGACAAAGATAAGTCGTTCGTTGCGCTCATCGATGATGCAGTCGCGGCTTCCGGCACCGGTAATCTCCTCAAACTGGGCCATGAGCTGGAGCGTTTGCTCGGTGAGAATGACTTCTCCCATATTTCAGATCCTCTTAATTGAGAGGATGTCGGATTCGCCGGCATCCACAATGGCAAGGGCGCTGACCATGAACGGTTTGCCGCATACTTTGCCGAGTTGAATACTCGAACCATCGTAGCGGTGCGTGAACACGTTCGCCTGCTCATCAAGAGTCTCAATAATGTCGTTCGGGCAGTTTTTTGCGATGACGACCATCTGTGCTGTTCCCTCTTTGATGCATGCCTTCGTCGAGTTCTGGCCGATTGAAACGGTCCCTGATTTAATTGCCCGACGTAATGACGTTTCGAAATCCATTTTAAGTTACTCCTGATTAATTGGTTTTGCAATGAGTT is a window from the Methanoculleus sp. SDB genome containing:
- a CDS encoding 50S ribosomal protein L30, with the protein product MDFETSLRRAIKSGTVSIGQNSTKACIKEGTAQMVVIAKNCPNDIIETLDEQANVFTHRYDGSSIQLGKVCGKPFMVSALAIVDAGESDILSIKRI